GGCATATTTAAGTAGTATTATTAGAAATTTTAATTCTGAAATACAGGTAGATTACATACAAACTAATAATAAGCCGGTTTCAATGCAGCAAATTGAAGTAGTAAATATTAATTGGTTTAATCCATATTTGAATTATACTCTTTTTATGGTTCCGGGTATTTTAGTACTTTTAGTTACTATGGTGGGAGCCTATATGAGTGCTTTAAATATTGTAAAAGAAAAAGAAATAGGAACTATAGAGCAAATAAATGTTACACCGGTTAAAAAGATTTATTTTTTATTAGGAAAACTTATTCCGTTTTGGATTATAGGCATTCTTGTGTTTAGTTTGGGTTTATTTGGTATAGCAAGGATAGTATATCATATAGTACCGGTAGGTTCGCTACTTTTACTATATTCCTTTTTAGGTATTTATTTAGTGGTAATGTTGGGCATAGGTTTATTAATATCTACCTATAGCGAAACGCAGCAGCAAGCCATGTCTTTAGCTTTCTTTTTTATGATGATATTTATATTGATGGGAGGTTTGTTTACCCCAATAGATAGTATGCCGGTATGGGCACAATGGATAGCACATTTGAATCCTGTTACTTATTTTATAGAAGTAGTGCGTATGGTAGTGCTAAAAGGTAGTAATTTTATGGATATTAAATTTCACTTTTTAATAATGTTTTGCATGGCTATATTTTTCAACGTATGGTCGTTACTAAATTATAAGAAAATTTCTTGATAAGAGCAAATCATAGGAATTTTATACCTTAGCTTTATGAATTTCTTTAAAGCTTATAATAATTTCTTTAAAAAGTATTTCCCTTCTCCATTAACAATAGGACTGTTGCTTACCATTATCAGTTTTATTTTAGCGTGGATTTTTACGGCTAAAAATGCAAACACCAATTTTTATGGTACAGAACTCATGAATTATTGGTTTAGTGGCATGTTTAAAAGTAGTTTATTGGCATTTACTATCCACATGATGCTTATTTTGGTTTTAGGGCATATTATAGCACTTTCAAAACCGGCAGAAAAAGTAATAGATTGGGTGCTTAAATTTTGTACAAATACAGCTTCCTCTGTTTTTTTAGTGAGTTTGTTAACTATTTTAGTTTCTTTGTTTAATTGGGGATTTGGGCTAATTTTTGGGGCAATATTTGCCAGAAAAATAGGCGATAAATTTAAAAAAGAACATAAAGCCATAAATTATCCACTGGTAGTGGCTGTGGCATACATCGGCATGATGGTTTGGCATGGTGGATTGTCGGGTTCTGCTCCTTTAACTGTAGCCGGGGCAACTCATACTTATGTTAATGAAATTGGCGTTATTTCATTGCAAAAAACTTTATTTAGCTCTATGAATATAGTGGCAACATTAATTGTTGTTTTTATAATTCCACTTGTCTTATACTTTTTTGCCAAACAAACTAAAAATATGGTAATTCCAAACTTAAAAAAGATACATGAACATAAAATTTTAATAGAAAATGAAAACGCTTTAGCTGATAAATTTGAGTTAAAACCTTATTTAAGTATTTTGGTGGGAGCGGTTATGCTTTTATATTTTGTTTATTTGAGCTACAGCAAAGTTAAAGAGGGTGGTAGCGTGCTGAGCATTTTAAATTTAGAAACCACAAATTTGTTGCTTTTATCTTTGGCAATTCTGCTACATGGCAATATTAAAAACTTTTTGTTTGCTTTAGAAGAAGCAATAGGGGATGTAAGTGGAATTTTAATACAATTTCCCTTGTATTTTGGTATAATGGGAATTATAAACGGTAGCGGATTAGCGGTACTAATAGCCAATGCTTTTACGGAAATTTCTAATAATTTTACTTTACCATTGTTTACATTTTTAAGTGCAGGATTGTTAAATATTTTTATTCCCAGTGGAGGAGGGCAGTGGCAGGTGCAAGCTCCTATTATTATAGCTTCGGCAAAAAATACGGGTGTTTCTATAGAAAAATTAATTATGGCTATGAGTTATGGCGACCAGCTTACCAATATGCTGCAACCTTTTTGGGCATTGCCATTGCTGGGTATTACACAGCTAAAAGCTAAAGATATATTGCCTTATACTTTATTGTTATTTGTTTTAGGTTTAATTATTTTCACAACTATTTTAATAATTTTTTGAAAAAAGTCCGTTTATTTGCAACTCAATTGCATTAAGCATTGTTTAGCATTTATGTCAAGAAGCCATAAACATCATCACCCACACGACCACAGCGGATTAAAATTAAGTGTATTTTTATCTGCATTGTGTTTGGTACATTGCTTAACGTTCCCTTTTTTAATAGCACTTTTACCTATGGTAAATATAGCTTTTCATCCACCTGAATGGATAGAGTTTACTTTGCTGGGAGCTACGGCAGCTTTAGGTTTGTATTCTATGAGGCACGGCATTTCTATGCACTATCATAAATTTGCTCCTTTAATTATTTTTTTAATTGGAATAATAGGAGCTTTTTCTATTCATATAATATGGCATACTCATGAATTAAATTGGTATAAAGTAGCTTTAGAGGTATTTTTTGCTCTTTTAATAGCTATGTCGCAGGTTATTAATTACAGATGGGCAAATACTTATGCGTGCACAGTGCACAGCCATTAGTTTTGCTGATTTATCTTTATGAGATTAAAGGTATTGCTCTATGGGCATTTACCATTGTAAAACACAAAATAGTCTAATCTATTTCGTGTTTTACAAAGTATTATTTTTTGCTTAACAACTTTTTTATATCTCGCCCAAAAGCAAAGGCTATAAAAAGTACTAAAGTAGCATTTGCCAAAATTAATTTAATAAACAGGTTGTTTATAGGTGCAAAATAAAACACTAAGTATATAAATATTCCTATACTTATATAAACTAAGTTTTTTGTTATATTGTACGGCACAGGATAGTATTTTTTGCCCCACAGCCAAGAGAAAACTGTCATAACAAAATAAGAGAAAAATGTAGCCCACGCACTTGCCCAATAGCCATATTTGGGTATTAACAATACATTTATAAGTATAGTAACTACGGCTCCTGTAATAGAAATAATAGTGGCATAATGTGTTTTATCGCCTACTTTATACCACACACTTAGATTGTAAAAAATACCCAAAAACAAATAAGCCATTAATAGAATAGGTACTAAATCTTTCCCTGCCCTAAAACTTGGTCCTAATGCCATTATTATCCAATCTAAATTTAAAGAAACAGCCAAAAAAACTGCTACTCCGGCTATAACAAAAAAGTCCATAGCTTTAGCTAAAACGGGGAGGGCATCATCATCTTTAGCTTGCTTAAAAAAGAAAGGTTCTGCTCCCATGCGGTAGGCTTGCACCACTAAACTCATAAAAATGCTTAGCTTGTACGCCATGCCATAAATACCTACTTGCACGTTTCTTTCTTCAAGTGTGCCAGGCAATAGATATTTTAGTAAAATACGGTCAATGGTTTCGTTAACAATGCCTGCTAAACCTACAATAACAAGCGGTAAGCCGTATTTGAGCATTTGTTGCCACGTTTGTTTATCAAATTGTAGTTTTGTTTTAATAATTTGAGGTATAAAAACTAAAAATGTAGCTAAACTGGCAATCATATTAGCGAGAAAAACATAAAAAAGTGCTTGTTTTTCATCAAAAACGCCACCGTTTTGGGCATTTTTATACATTGGATATAAAAGTGCAATGTTAAGTGTAACCGTTAATACTACATTAAGCAGTTTTATGGCTACGTATTTTAAAGGCTTGCTTTCTAACCTTAAGCGAGCAAAAGGAATATTGCTAAGCGTATCAAAAGCTAAAATAAGAGCAACCAACTTAATAATAAAGCCATAGTTAGGGTAAGATAATAGTGCGGCTATTTTGTCGGCACTTAAAAAAATACCTAAAGCAAAAATAAAAGTAGTACCCAGCAAACTAATAAAAGCAGTGCTAAAAACTTTGTTAGCATCACTTTTATGAGAAGCAAAACGGAAAAAAGCAGTTTCCATGCCGTACATTAGTAGCACATTAAAAAAAGCTACATAAGCATAAATTTCGGTAATTATACCAACGCCTGCCGGGCTATTGTCAAAAACATAGCTTTGAAAAGGAGCTATCAGCCAGTTTAAAGAACGAACCAGTATGGTACTAATTCCATATATTAAAGTTTGGTTAGCTAATTGCTTTAATTTGCTCAACGGTTATAATTTTTTATAAAGCTAAGAAAAGTCAAAGCTAAAGTTTTTTACTGTTTAATTTTATTTCATCTATTAAAACAGTTCTTGCTTCCCACGGGTTTTTAATTTTTATGTACTGCCCCGAGCCACTTTCTGCCAATTTCTGCATTAATTTATCGCCTTCTTCATCTTGCCCAAAACCTATAACCGATAATTTAATGCCCATTTCTTTTACGTGTTTTTTTACTTCTTTATTTAGTTCGTTTTCTGTCATTAAAGCATTTACTTTACTAAACAATCCGTCTGTGGCTAATATTATCTGATTATTGCCATTGCCAATGTAATGGTAGTTTAATAAATCGTAAGCCGTTTGTAAACCTCTAACACCATAAGTTAAACCATAATTTTGTAGGCTGTCTATGGCATTTATAATGCTACCTTTGTCGGCTCCGGAAACACCTTCAAGTATAACGTTCGTTTTTTGGTTGTAGGCTATTAAAGAAACATTATCTATATCTCTAAGCACACTGGTTAGGTTTTTTATAGATTCTTTCAATAGTTCCATTTTGTTTTCTTTAGCCATTGAAGATGAAATATCTATTAAGAAAAGTACATTGTTTGCTGCATATTCTGTTCTTGATAGTTCAATGCTTGTTTCTTTAGGAGTTGTATTTTCAGGAGTGTTTTCTTTAAGCAGTTCTATTTGAGTTTCGTAGTTTTGCTTAGTTTGCTCCAACTGCGAATTAGTATTGTTTATCTCCGCATCTTTTTTAGAAAGCTCTAATTCTTTAGCCAAAAGTTCATTTTCTTTTTTGCTGATTTCTAAGTTGGCTTTAGCTAATTCTAATTCCATTTTTGCTTTTTCGGCTTCTATTTGAGCCATTACAATTTGTAAAGAATCTAATGATGCTTTTCTATCATTTTCTTGTGGTTTTGTATCTTCTATTTTATTTTCTTCTACTTTAGTGGGAGTGGGTTCGTTTATTGGAGCAACTTCTTTTTGCTCTTCTTTTTCTATTACTTCTGGAACTACTTTTTCTGTAGTGTTTAATGCCACTAATTCCGGCTCAGGCTCTTTGGTAGGTTTTAAATAAACTCTTACTACTTTAGTATCGTCATTAGGGTTTATAGTTATAGTAGTCGGCAAAAAATTATGAGCATCTGCGGTAAGTTCATACTCATTAATAGGTAGTTTTATTTCAAAAGAGCCTAATTCACTTCCTTTATCATTAACTGTGGGTATTTCATCAGATTTTATTTGCAATTCTACATTTGGTATAGGCTGGTAGGTATCTTCATTTACAAATCTAAAGCGGTATTTTGTGCTGTTTTCATATTGTATATCTGGTTTTTCTATCTCTTTTTTCTCTGGAGTAGAATATCCAAAATCGCCATAATCTTTTACTTCTTTTGGTTCTTTTTCTTCTTTTGGCTTGTCATAATATGCAGATTCATAAGGTTTATATATTTTTTCCTCTTTTTGGGGTATTGTTTCTTTCTGTTCTTGTTTTGGTGTTTCTTCAATAGGTTTTTCAAAAGTGTTGTGTATAGTGTAGGTATATACTTTTTCAGGAGTGTTGTTTGTAGTGTTACTCGCTATTGGTTCGTCTTTTTTAGGCAGATTATCTTCATTGTATTTTGGTAAATCTTGTTTTACAAAATTTTCGTTAGGCGTGTTTACGTCTTCTATTTTATCTATATCATTGTTTTTAATTGGAGCATTTACATTATCGTTTTTAGTGCTTAAAGATTCTTCATTGTATTTAGGAAGTTCTTCCTTTTTAAAATCTGTTTTTGGCGTAGAAACGTTTTCTACTTTATTAGGTTCATATTTTTCAGTAGAAGAATTGAGTCTATCTTCTTTTTTATCTATATTTTCAGAAAGTAAGGGAGTTTTAGAAACAGGAATAAGCTTAATTTTTAGGTTTCCTGTGTTTTGCCCTAAGTAAAAAAAGCTATTATGAGTTTCAAAACCATTTTTCTTAACTATTACTTGATAATTTCCAAAGGGCAATTTACTATAAAAATTTCCGGTTCTATCGCTTAAAAGTTCAGCATTTGTTTTTGAGCCTACTTGTTGAAGTATAACTTCGGCATTTTCAATGGGCATATCAGTATCTACATTTACTACCAAGCCTACTAAATCGCCTTTAGTTTTGCTGTGTTCGGGTTTTGCCATAGGGCATTGTATATATGCCGTAGGAGATAGGCTTTTTATATTTCCTTTTATGGTTAAGTAATAAGCTTCGGGGCTTCTATCAAAATAAATAGGAAATTTTCTTGTGAAACTCCCTGTGCCGGAAGTGTAATAAATGGCTTTTATAATTACTTTTTCATTGGGAGCTATGTTTTTATCGGGATAAATTACTTCTAAATCATTTTCCGAAAAAATGGGTAATATACTTAAACTTACATTTGATTTGTTAACTAATTCAAAAATAGCAGGCTGATTTTCCCACATTTGAATATCGCCAAAGTTGTATGTTTGCGTTTTAAACTCAATACCTATTTTCTTTAATTTTTGAGCTTTTAAACTGTTATTGAAAATTAAACCAATAAAAAATATATAAATTAAGTACTTTTTCAAAATAATGTCATTTTAAAAGTGCAATTTTAAAACGCTAAAAATAGCTATTTATGATGCATTATCAAAAAAATGGAGTTCAATATGTAAATAATAATTTATTGTTAAACTTAATTTGGTAAAAATCAATTTCTTTCATTAGCTTTACAATATCTTTTTATGAAAAAAATATTAGTATTCATTTTAATATTAACAGTGCAGTCAACTCTTTTAGCTCAAAAAAGTAAAAAGAGAGAGATTAGCTTAGCTGATGAAGAAAACATGGTTTTTAAGCATGAATGGAGCTTAGGAGCAAGAATACATACCAATGGATTTAGTGCTTTTTTTGAAAGAGTATGGATTAAAAATATCTGGAAACGAAACGTACTT
The Chitinophagales bacterium genome window above contains:
- a CDS encoding MerC domain-containing protein, whose protein sequence is MSRSHKHHHPHDHSGLKLSVFLSALCLVHCLTFPFLIALLPMVNIAFHPPEWIEFTLLGATAALGLYSMRHGISMHYHKFAPLIIFLIGIIGAFSIHIIWHTHELNWYKVALEVFFALLIAMSQVINYRWANTYACTVHSH
- a CDS encoding short-chain fatty acid transporter gives rise to the protein MNFFKAYNNFFKKYFPSPLTIGLLLTIISFILAWIFTAKNANTNFYGTELMNYWFSGMFKSSLLAFTIHMMLILVLGHIIALSKPAEKVIDWVLKFCTNTASSVFLVSLLTILVSLFNWGFGLIFGAIFARKIGDKFKKEHKAINYPLVVAVAYIGMMVWHGGLSGSAPLTVAGATHTYVNEIGVISLQKTLFSSMNIVATLIVVFIIPLVLYFFAKQTKNMVIPNLKKIHEHKILIENENALADKFELKPYLSILVGAVMLLYFVYLSYSKVKEGGSVLSILNLETTNLLLLSLAILLHGNIKNFLFALEEAIGDVSGILIQFPLYFGIMGIINGSGLAVLIANAFTEISNNFTLPLFTFLSAGLLNIFIPSGGGQWQVQAPIIIASAKNTGVSIEKLIMAMSYGDQLTNMLQPFWALPLLGITQLKAKDILPYTLLLFVLGLIIFTTILIIF
- a CDS encoding VWA domain-containing protein, whose product is MKKYLIYIFFIGLIFNNSLKAQKLKKIGIEFKTQTYNFGDIQMWENQPAIFELVNKSNVSLSILPIFSENDLEVIYPDKNIAPNEKVIIKAIYYTSGTGSFTRKFPIYFDRSPEAYYLTIKGNIKSLSPTAYIQCPMAKPEHSKTKGDLVGLVVNVDTDMPIENAEVILQQVGSKTNAELLSDRTGNFYSKLPFGNYQVIVKKNGFETHNSFFYLGQNTGNLKIKLIPVSKTPLLSENIDKKEDRLNSSTEKYEPNKVENVSTPKTDFKKEELPKYNEESLSTKNDNVNAPIKNNDIDKIEDVNTPNENFVKQDLPKYNEDNLPKKDEPIASNTTNNTPEKVYTYTIHNTFEKPIEETPKQEQKETIPQKEEKIYKPYESAYYDKPKEEKEPKEVKDYGDFGYSTPEKKEIEKPDIQYENSTKYRFRFVNEDTYQPIPNVELQIKSDEIPTVNDKGSELGSFEIKLPINEYELTADAHNFLPTTITINPNDDTKVVRVYLKPTKEPEPELVALNTTEKVVPEVIEKEEQKEVAPINEPTPTKVEENKIEDTKPQENDRKASLDSLQIVMAQIEAEKAKMELELAKANLEISKKENELLAKELELSKKDAEINNTNSQLEQTKQNYETQIELLKENTPENTTPKETSIELSRTEYAANNVLFLIDISSSMAKENKMELLKESIKNLTSVLRDIDNVSLIAYNQKTNVILEGVSGADKGSIINAIDSLQNYGLTYGVRGLQTAYDLLNYHYIGNGNNQIILATDGLFSKVNALMTENELNKEVKKHVKEMGIKLSVIGFGQDEEGDKLMQKLAESGSGQYIKIKNPWEARTVLIDEIKLNSKKL
- a CDS encoding ABC transporter permease — protein: MRTLKILLKKEFRQILRNTTILRLIIAMPVIQLLILPMAADYEIKNINISVVDHDHSTYSQKLIDKIFASGYFQLNDYSNSFDESFQEFQHDNSDIIIEIPQNFEKDLLVESKSSLFLAANSINGVKASVGSAYLSSIIRNFNSEIQVDYIQTNNKPVSMQQIEVVNINWFNPYLNYTLFMVPGILVLLVTMVGAYMSALNIVKEKEIGTIEQINVTPVKKIYFLLGKLIPFWIIGILVFSLGLFGIARIVYHIVPVGSLLLLYSFLGIYLVVMLGIGLLISTYSETQQQAMSLAFFFMMIFILMGGLFTPIDSMPVWAQWIAHLNPVTYFIEVVRMVVLKGSNFMDIKFHFLIMFCMAIFFNVWSLLNYKKIS
- a CDS encoding oligosaccharide flippase family protein, with the translated sequence MSKLKQLANQTLIYGISTILVRSLNWLIAPFQSYVFDNSPAGVGIITEIYAYVAFFNVLLMYGMETAFFRFASHKSDANKVFSTAFISLLGTTFIFALGIFLSADKIAALLSYPNYGFIIKLVALILAFDTLSNIPFARLRLESKPLKYVAIKLLNVVLTVTLNIALLYPMYKNAQNGGVFDEKQALFYVFLANMIASLATFLVFIPQIIKTKLQFDKQTWQQMLKYGLPLVIVGLAGIVNETIDRILLKYLLPGTLEERNVQVGIYGMAYKLSIFMSLVVQAYRMGAEPFFFKQAKDDDALPVLAKAMDFFVIAGVAVFLAVSLNLDWIIMALGPSFRAGKDLVPILLMAYLFLGIFYNLSVWYKVGDKTHYATIISITGAVVTILINVLLIPKYGYWASAWATFFSYFVMTVFSWLWGKKYYPVPYNITKNLVYISIGIFIYLVFYFAPINNLFIKLILANATLVLFIAFAFGRDIKKLLSKK